One Dunckerocampus dactyliophorus isolate RoL2022-P2 chromosome 15, RoL_Ddac_1.1, whole genome shotgun sequence genomic window, AGCACGCCAAGGCCGCTCTCCAGGTACTCGGCCCTGCTCAGCCAGAAGGAGTCCTTGTCCTTCATGATGTTGGCAAGCACGGCACCACCCAGGAACACCATGTGTTTGCGGCGTGGGGGGTCCTCGATGCGAATCTTAAACTTCTGCAGAGGTGAAGACAGCGACTGAGAACACACGCACCTTCACTGTGTTGCTATCGTCATGTGCGTTCTTACGGCCAACTTTTGCGTGTCTCCGTCCAGAACTCTCTCTAGGTAGAGCTGCTTGATCTCCCGCTCCAGTCTGGAAGGGAGGCCGGGGTACATGGTGCTCCCCCCGGACAGGACAATGTGTTTATAGAAGTCGGCCCTGCGAACACAAACATGTCTTAGTCACATTACGGCGAGCTCACAAAACCACGCCCACCTGAGGTCAATGTCAGCAgcctggatggtgttgaagagAAGCTCGGCCACGCCCGCTCCCTCCACGTTGATCAGGTGAGGCTGGAAGAGTGCTTCCGGGGCGCCAAACCTCTCACCTCCTACCATTACCTGCCGGCCGTCAGGGAGCTGCGGCCACATTTAAACGCATTTGATTTTGCAAAAGCGACTTCCAAGTGGCGCTGACTGGACTATCAAACGAAGTGCGATGGGAAAGTTGGATCCGACCTACCGTGTAGGACTCCACCAGGTAGGTGGTTTCTGTAGCGAGGCGCTGCTCCTGCTCCACGTTGTACCCTACGTAGCACAGCTTCTCCTTCAGCATGCGCACTGTCTCGAAGTCGGCCGAGTGGTTGAAGGCGTAGCCgcgcagcagcaacaactgagGTCACAAAGTAGGTCATGTGACGTCACCGCTTACCTTTAATCAGGCCGCGCAGCTTCACACACCTTGATGAGGTAACGGGTGATGTCACGCCCGGCGATGTCCAGCCTACGGGTCAGGTGCGGCAAGGAGAAGCCTTCGTACACCGGACAGATATGAGTAACTCCATCCCCTGAGTCCACGACCACCCCTGTTAGAAGACCTGTTGGCAGAAGTCAGGCaggtcttttattttgtaaacttGTGCTGGCAATGGTTGTATGTTCCCGGCAACTGCTCGCACCTTGAGCGTAGAGCGTGAGCACGGCCTGGATGGCCACGTAGATGCCGTGGAACTGGTACTTCTCAAACATGACCTCAGCGATCTTCTCACGGTTTTTGGTTGGGT contains:
- the zgc:101810 gene encoding actin-related protein 2, with translation MDSEGRRVVVCDNGTGFVKCGFAGSNFPDHIFPAMVGRPVIRSTTKVGNIEIKDLMVGEEASECRSLLEVSYPMENGMVRCWDDMLHLWDHTFGPERLDIEPSQCKILLTEPPMNPTKNREKIAEVMFEKYQFHGIYVAIQAVLTLYAQGLLTGVVVDSGDGVTHICPVYEGFSLPHLTRRLDIAGRDITRYLIKLLLLRGYAFNHSADFETVRMLKEKLCYVGYNVEQEQRLATETTYLVESYTLPDGRQVMVGGERFGAPEALFQPHLINVEGAGVAELLFNTIQAADIDLRADFYKHIVLSGGSTMYPGLPSRLEREIKQLYLERVLDGDTQKLAKFKIRIEDPPRRKHMVFLGGAVLANIMKDKDSFWLSRAEYLESGLGVLQKLGGGVR